A window of Blattabacterium cuenoti contains these coding sequences:
- the mutL gene encoding DNA mismatch repair endonuclease MutL: MNKNQDYIKFLPKQLINQIAAGEVIDRPASVVRELLENSIDANSNQIDIYIKNYGNSLIQVVDNGYGMSYNDAKNSFKQHTTSKIRTHQDILKITTKGFRGEALAAISAIGQLEIQTTNNNNFLGLEIIIENGIIQKENTISMLKGTRVSVKNIFYNTPARKKFLKSHSIEFNHIIYELYKIVIAHRNITYRFYHNDHILLCFKNNISLKERIEEIFYKKTYKLIPINIKNNNIFINGFISIPNLSKIKGHQFLFVNNRCINNIFLHKIIISAYKGIIKNFRSISYFIFIYTNPILINCNIHPSKKEVALEELHIISNLINNKMKQLLYHKYIINKEQKDKFEKSENCHSMYYKEKIFFTSLKKLSDTEKIIHLQNCIHNVDILDKYWINNINIMKQVSNYVLNYTINTFQINDKYVIFSWQNKYLIFVDQHKAHQNILFEFFSSKQKNNFISQTFLFPIQINLLKQEYISLSNIYHELMEIGFHLYFLNNSAYFYAIPYKIHQNMIINIFKKILTYSFQKGNKNNKNMIIKYISKFAAIQYGTLLNSYQMKSLIKDFFTCQNIIKSNYPIFFILKKNILQQTII, from the coding sequence ATGAATAAAAATCAAGATTATATTAAATTTTTACCAAAACAATTAATTAATCAAATTGCGGCTGGAGAAGTAATCGATAGACCAGCATCTGTAGTTAGAGAATTATTAGAAAATTCAATAGACGCAAATTCAAATCAAATTGATATTTACATAAAAAATTATGGAAATAGTTTAATTCAAGTAGTGGATAATGGATATGGTATGAGTTATAATGATGCAAAAAATAGTTTTAAACAACATACTACTTCTAAGATAAGAACTCATCAAGATATTTTGAAAATTACAACTAAAGGATTTCGTGGAGAAGCATTAGCTGCAATATCCGCTATAGGACAACTCGAAATACAAACTACAAATAATAATAATTTTTTAGGATTAGAAATAATTATAGAAAATGGAATCATTCAAAAAGAAAATACTATTAGCATGTTAAAAGGAACAAGAGTATCAGTTAAAAATATTTTTTATAATACTCCAGCTAGAAAAAAATTTTTAAAATCTCATAGCATAGAATTTAATCATATAATTTATGAATTATATAAAATTGTGATTGCTCATAGAAATATTACATATCGTTTTTATCATAATGATCACATTTTATTATGTTTTAAAAACAATATTTCTTTAAAAGAAAGAATAGAAGAAATTTTTTACAAAAAAACATATAAATTAATTCCTATTAATATTAAAAATAATAATATTTTTATTAATGGATTTATTAGTATCCCAAATTTATCTAAAATAAAAGGACATCAATTTTTATTTGTTAACAATCGTTGTATTAATAATATTTTTTTACATAAAATAATTATATCTGCTTATAAAGGCATAATAAAGAATTTTAGATCAATTTCTTATTTTATTTTTATTTATACAAATCCAATATTAATAAATTGTAATATACATCCATCTAAAAAAGAAGTGGCGTTAGAAGAATTACATATTATTTCTAATTTAATTAATAACAAAATGAAACAATTATTATATCATAAATATATAATAAATAAGGAACAAAAGGACAAATTTGAAAAATCTGAGAATTGTCATTCTATGTATTATAAAGAAAAAATTTTTTTTACTTCTTTAAAAAAACTTTCTGATACGGAAAAAATTATTCATTTACAAAATTGTATTCATAATGTTGATATATTGGATAAATATTGGATTAATAATATTAATATTATGAAACAAGTATCTAATTATGTATTGAATTATACAATAAATACATTTCAAATTAATGATAAATATGTCATTTTTTCATGGCAAAACAAATATTTAATATTTGTAGATCAACATAAAGCTCATCAAAATATTTTATTTGAATTTTTTTCATCAAAACAAAAAAACAATTTCATAAGTCAAACATTTCTGTTTCCAATTCAAATTAATTTATTAAAACAAGAATATATCTCATTAAGCAATATTTATCATGAATTAATGGAAATTGGATTTCATTTATATTTTTTGAATAATTCTGCTTATTTTTATGCAATTCCTTACAAAATACATCAAAATATGATAATTAATATTTTTAAAAAGATTTTAACATATTCGTTTCAAAAAGGAAATAAAAATAATAAAAATATGATCATCAAATATATATCTAAATTTGCTGCTATTCAATATGGAACTTTATTGAACTCTTATCAAATGAAATCTTTAATTAAAGATTTTTTTACTTGTCAAAATATAATCAAATCAAATTATCCTATTTTTTTTATTCTTAAAAAGAATATTTTACAACAAACAATTATTTAA